One window of the Camelus dromedarius isolate mCamDro1 chromosome 15, mCamDro1.pat, whole genome shotgun sequence genome contains the following:
- the LOC135323055 gene encoding cytochrome c oxidase subunit 6C-like: protein MTSSALTKPQVRDLLAKRLRFCIRRSCSFCKFDVAAPRKKARADFYRNYDSMKDFEEMRKAGIFQSAK, encoded by the coding sequence ATGACTTCCAGTGCTTTGACAAAGCCTCAGGTACGAGACCTTCTGGCCAAGCGTCTGCGATTTTGTATCCGTAGGAGTTGCAGCTTCTGTAAGTTTGATGTGGCTGCACCAAGGAAGAAGGCACGTGCAGATTTCTACAGAAATTACGATTCCATGAAAGATTTTGAGGAGATGAGGAAGGCTGGTATCTTTCAGAGTGCAAAGTGA